The Hemitrygon akajei chromosome 23, sHemAka1.3, whole genome shotgun sequence genome includes a window with the following:
- the marveld1 gene encoding MARVEL domain-containing protein 1: protein MPAQSSNVSVRREFLRSVLGVLRILQLVLGTVVWVTIAVSRYDGALHYVVFVAVLFWLTTLALFFLTLLGKSELVPLLGGERWPLTNAVHDVLATVLYLVASCLIGKKTREKSFCDLPGYRFHCPYKAYLSATVFVCLCTFLYLLSSVYCCCWKCLGSSWSSRTWLSQGTLDSKRPAQNTHDTAVPSSVSSSSRWTSRFHQLGTEATGATPGERGGGGSARKATKVEMGY, encoded by the coding sequence ATGCCCGCGCAGTCCAGCAACGTGTCCGTCCGGAGGGAGTTCCTGCGGAGTGTGCTGGGGGTTTTGCGGATCCTCCAGCTGGTGCTGGGCACCGTGGTCTGGGTGACCATCGCGGTGAGCAGGTACGACGGAGCCTTGCACTACGTGGTTTTTGTGGCGGTCCTCTTCTGGCTCACCACCCTCGCCCTCTTCTTCCTCACCCTGCTGGGCAAGAGCGAGCTGGTGCCCCTGCTGGGAGGCGAACGCTGGCCTCTGACCAACGCTGTGCACGACGTACTGGCCACTGTCCTCTACCTGGTGGCTTCCTGCCTCATCGGCAAGAAGACCCGAGAGAAGAGCTTCTGCGACCTGCCCGGCTACAGGTTCCACTGCCCATACAAAGCGTACCTAAGCGCCACTGTCTTCGTCTGCCTCTGCACCTTCCTCTACTTGCTCTCCTCCGTCTACTGCTGCTGCTGGAAGTGCCTCGGCAGCAGTTGGTCGTCTAGAACTTGGCTCTCCCAGGGGACCTTGGATTCCAAACGACCCGCACAAAACACGCACGATACGGCTGTTCCGTCTTCCGTTTCTTCTTCTTCTCGCTGGACCTCGAGATTCCACCAGTTGGGCACGGAGGCAACAGGAGCGACCCCCggtgaaagaggaggaggaggttcaGCGAGGAAGGCCACCAAAGTGGAAATGGGATATTAG